In Lapillicoccus jejuensis, the DNA window GTCGTCGGCTTCTCCGGCGGCAACAAGTACGTCGTCCCCGGCGTCGCGGGCCAGCGGATCATCGACTTCTCGCACTGGCTGGGCGCGCTCATCACCAGCGCCGACATCATCGGCACCCGCGGCACGACGCCCGTCCGCGCCCTCATCGACGAGGCGGTGGGCATGCTGCCGAGCCGGCGCCTCGCCCTCTGCCTCGTCGTCCGGTCCGGGCACACCGACGACGGGACCGGCGTCCACTCGCTCGCCTTCGGAACGCCCGAGGAGGCCTGGGCCGCCGCCGCCGACGTCTCCGCCCGGACCCACGTGCGCTACCTCGACGCCCCCGTCAAGCGGGTCCTGTCGATCATGCCGAGCAAGTACGCCGACATGTGGACCGGCGCCAAGGGCTTCTACAAGGTCGAGCCGGTCGTCGCGGACGGCGGCCAGGTCGTCGTCTTCGCGCCGCACATCACGCAGATCTCGCAGATGCACCCGGCCATCGAGGAGATCGGGTACCACTGCCGCGACTACTTCACGCAGCAGTGGGACCGGTTCCGGGACCGGCACTGGGGCGACCTCGCCCACTCCACCCACCTCTTCGGCGCCGGCACCTGGGACCCGGTGCACGGTGAGCGCGGCCGCGTCACGGTGACCCTCGCGACCGGCATCCCCGAGGACGTCGTGCGCGCCGTCAACCTCGATCACCTCGACCCGGCCCTGGTCGACGTCGCGGCCTGGGAGCAGGACCCCGACACCCTCGTCGTCCACGACGCGGGCGAGGTGCTGCACCGCCTGCGCGGCTGAGGGCGACCGGGCGCGACCTGCCGCGACGTCAGGCGTGCGAGGCCTCGCGCGCCTTGTCCTGCCGGTGCTCGCGCACCTTCCACACCACGACCGCGAGCACGACGACGAGCACGACGACCGCGGCCGCACCCTTGCCGAACGTGCCCTCGACCTGCTTGTACGACGCCCCGGCCGCGTAGCCGATCCCGACGACGACGCAGCTCCAGGCGATGCCGCCGGCCGCGTTGAAGGCGAGGAAGGTTGGGTAGTGCATCTTCGAGGTCCCCGCCAGCGCCGGCATGACGGCGCGGAAGAACGCGGTCCAGCGGCCGAGGAAGACGGCCCAGCCGCCGCGGCGGCGCAGAAAGTCCTGGGCCCGCTCGATCCCGCTCTTGCGCTTCTCCAGCACCTTCCACCGCAGGATCCGCGGGCCGAGGTGCCGGCCCACCTCGAACCCGACCGTGTCGCCGAGGATCGCCGCGGCGATGACCGTCAGCCCGACCGCCCACAGCGGGGCGTGCCCCTCGTGGGCGGCGACGCCCCCGAGGACGGCGGCGGTCTCGCCGGGCAGGACGAACCCGACGAACAGCGCGTCCTCCGCGAAGACGACGAGCCCGACGATCAGCAGCACCGACCAGGTCGGCGCGTTGAGGATGGGGTCGAGGATGGAGGAGAGCACCCGACGAGCGTAGACAACGACGCCGTACGGCGTCCTGTACGACGCCTCCCGCCACCCCGCTCCGGCCGCCCACCCAAGGTTTTCTCAACCCCCCGTTCCTAGCGTCCTCGCAACGACGTCCGGCCGGCGGTCTGCGGGTCCAGCGCACCGCCCCGGGTCGTGCCAGAGAGGAGCACGGCGTGGAGTCACATCTGCAGGAGGACCGGGGCGGCGGCGGGGTGGCGCGGCGCACGCTGCTGCGCGTGGGCGCGGCGGCCGGCCTCGTCACCGCGGCCGGCGTGGGCCGCACGCTCGTCGTGCCGGGGCTGGAGCAGCAGGGGCTGCTCTCGGCGGACGGCACCTTCGAGGCGGCCTCGATCGCGGTGGGCGACGCGGCCCTCTACGTG includes these proteins:
- a CDS encoding DedA family protein; this translates as MLSSILDPILNAPTWSVLLIVGLVVFAEDALFVGFVLPGETAAVLGGVAAHEGHAPLWAVGLTVIAAAILGDTVGFEVGRHLGPRILRWKVLEKRKSGIERAQDFLRRRGGWAVFLGRWTAFFRAVMPALAGTSKMHYPTFLAFNAAGGIAWSCVVVGIGYAAGASYKQVEGTFGKGAAAVVVLVVVLAVVVWKVREHRQDKAREASHA
- a CDS encoding lactate racemase domain-containing protein, with the translated sequence MTTTARTTLRTVGGADGVLDADTLTAFVTDALAAEDLDGRRVTLVVPDGTRSCPLPLLLRAIHSAVHGRVASLTVLVALGTHAAMDDAALARHLGYEDAGLGSVFPGMQVRNHEWWDPQAMTTVGVVDAATVSRLSEGRLHESVDVVVNRLVVDTDVTILLGPVFPHEVVGFSGGNKYVVPGVAGQRIIDFSHWLGALITSADIIGTRGTTPVRALIDEAVGMLPSRRLALCLVVRSGHTDDGTGVHSLAFGTPEEAWAAAADVSARTHVRYLDAPVKRVLSIMPSKYADMWTGAKGFYKVEPVVADGGQVVVFAPHITQISQMHPAIEEIGYHCRDYFTQQWDRFRDRHWGDLAHSTHLFGAGTWDPVHGERGRVTVTLATGIPEDVVRAVNLDHLDPALVDVAAWEQDPDTLVVHDAGEVLHRLRG